In the genome of Candidatus Sulfotelmatobacter sp., the window CAGACCTGCGTCTTGAACAGGTCGCCGATCGGATTGACCGGCGGCGTGTCGTCGGCGTGCCAGGTGAAGTAGCCCATTAGCCGCTCCGTCTTGTTCCCGGTGCCGACCGGGAGCGCGCCGCGCCGGGCCGACTGATCGAACAGCGCCAGCATCCGCATGCGCGCCATGACGTTGCCCTTGCGTCGCGCGTCGGCATCGGGCGCGAAGCGCAAGTAGCCGTCGACGGCCTCGCTGATCTCGATCGTCTCGCCGTGGATGCCGATCGCGTCGATCACGCGCTGCGCGTCGCTCAGCGAGTCGGCGCTCGAGGTGCGGTACGGCATGCGGATCGCGTAGACGTTGTCCGAGCCGAGCGCGCGGGCGCACAGGAACGCGACCAGCGCGCTGTCGATCCCGCCCGAGAGCGCGACGACCGCGCGCGAGACGCCGCGGCGCTCGACGATCTCGTCGCGCAGGAACGCCACCAGCCAGTCCGCGGTCAGCGCCGGATCGATCTCGAGCGAAGGCTCTTCGGGACGCGCTTCGATGACGGGAAACATCATACGCGTTCCTCGAGCCGCCGCACGACCGGGATCGCTTCGTCGAGCCACAGGTCCGGCAGCACGGCCGAGAGATCGCCCAGCAGCGGCAGCGTCGCGCGCGCCAGATCGACCTCGTCGGGGTCGAGCACGATCCGCACGATCTGCGCGCCCAGCGAGGGCGAAGCCGCGATCAGCTCCCCGCGCGGCGAGAACGCGCAGCTGCCGCCCGACATCCCCTTCCCGCCTTCGAAGCCGGTCAGTCCCGCATACAAGACGTAGACGCCGTGCTCGGCGGCCATCGACGAGAGGATCGCTTTCCAGCGCGCGTTGCTCTCCAGCTCGCCGGCCGGACCGCCCAGACCGCGCCCGGGCGAAGCGCTCGGGACGATCAGCACGCGCGCGCCCTTGAGCGCGGCGACCGTCGCCGTCAACGAGTGCCAAGCATCCTCGCAGATCAAGACCGCCGCCGTCCCGAAGACGCTCTCGTACGTCCCCAGGTGCCGGCCGCGCGTGAGGAAGCGTTCCTCGTCGAAGACGCCGTAGGTCGGCAAGAACATCTTGCGGTGGACGTGCACGACGCGCGCGCCGTCCGGTTCGCCGCAGCGCACCACCAGCGCGGCGTTGTGGAACGTCCCGCGCGCGTTCTCGTAGAAGCCGATCACGACTTCGACCGGCACGCGCGCGCCGCGCGCACGCCACAGCGCGTCGATCCGCTCCGCCAGCGCGTCCACGTCGAACGCCAGCTCGTAGACCGCGCCTTCGAGAAAATACCCGGTCAGCGCCGCTTCGGGGAAGACGATCAGCCGCGGCGGATCGTCGGCCAGCTGCGCGAACACGTCGCCGACCGTCGCCAGGTTCGCCTCGACGTCGCCCTTGCGAGGCTTGAACTGAACCAGCGCCGCCGAGATCACGGGACTACTGCGCCACGGCCAGCGATGGGACGGCGGCGAGCCGCTCGGCGATCTCTTCGGCGGGGTAGGTCAGGATCTCGACCAGCGTCGGGTGCAAGTGCGGGATCTGCGCGTACTGCCGCACCGTCGCGCCGAACGCCATCGCGACGATCAGCGGTTCGATCAGATCCGAGGCTTCCGGCCCGAGGATCGCGGCACCGAGGATCTTGCCGTCGCCGGGCGCGGCCAGCATCTTGACGAAACCGCGGGTGCGGCCGAGCGCGACCGCCTTGCCGTGCTCGGCGAACGGGTAGCTGGCCGACAGATACGGCGTTCCCGCGCGCTCCAGCTCGCGCTCGGTCGCGCCGACCACCGCGACCTGCGGGTCGGTGAAGATCGTGTGCGTGCGGGTCAGGCTGTAGTCCGCCCGTTCGCGCGCACCGGTCGCGGCGTTGCGCCCCGCGATCTCGCCTTGCTGGATCGCGACGTGCACCAGCGGATACAGTCCGGTCACGTCGCCGACCGCGAAGATGTCGGGGTTCGACGTGCGC includes:
- a CDS encoding nitrilase-related carbon-nitrogen hydrolase, with the translated sequence MISAALVQFKPRKGDVEANLATVGDVFAQLADDPPRLIVFPEAALTGYFLEGAVYELAFDVDALAERIDALWRARGARVPVEVVIGFYENARGTFHNAALVVRCGEPDGARVVHVHRKMFLPTYGVFDEERFLTRGRHLGTYESVFGTAAVLICEDAWHSLTATVAALKGARVLIVPSASPGRGLGGPAGELESNARWKAILSSMAAEHGVYVLYAGLTGFEGGKGMSGGSCAFSPRGELIAASPSLGAQIVRIVLDPDEVDLARATLPLLGDLSAVLPDLWLDEAIPVVRRLEERV
- a CDS encoding NAD+ synthase; the encoded protein is MMFPVIEARPEEPSLEIDPALTADWLVAFLRDEIVERRGVSRAVVALSGGIDSALVAFLCARALGSDNVYAIRMPYRTSSADSLSDAQRVIDAIGIHGETIEISEAVDGYLRFAPDADARRKGNVMARMRMLALFDQSARRGALPVGTGNKTERLMGYFTWHADDTPPVNPIGDLFKTQVWALARHLGVPREVVDKAPSADLEANQTDEGDLGITYAKADRILNMILLGFKDEAIVARGLTLEEVRLVRRRVDATHWKRHLPTTALVSSTAINEFYLRPVDF